From Anopheles darlingi chromosome 2, idAnoDarlMG_H_01, whole genome shotgun sequence, the proteins below share one genomic window:
- the LOC125960221 gene encoding kinesin-like protein KIF21B isoform X3 yields MPDDDKESSVRVAVRIRPQIPRELIDMCRVCTQVTPGEPQVFLGSDKAFTFDYVFDMSTTQVSIYNSCIEKLVDGALKGYNATVLAYGQTGSGKTYTMGTGFDRAIPEIQEGIIPRAVRHLFEGITQLQQNPYDEDGTYLGPVTFTVEAQFMELYNEEIIDLLNPYNKGGRVFKIFEDASGGIAVAGATKKPLTGPQEALNCLQQGALARTTASTQMNEQSSRSHALFTILIRRQRVLSPEQCDNIEGDTETLTSKFHFVDLAGSERLKRTGATGERAREGISINCGLLALGNVISALGDKTKKVSHVPYRDSKLTRLLQDSLGGNSQTIMIACVSPSDRDFMETLNTLKYANRARNIKNKVQVNQDQSSRIISQLRREIASLQLEMLEYKQGKRSIDDEGNTAVSDVSLENEILLQDNKRLQQRVKAMQDTIDALTERNASLKAQLRPLPYVSSSVTEDGNMTQSSKKEESSNMTSSGGDSPMQEMVAAYILEIEKLNAKLIESQQMCQQLKKAQTSQSKLRSNFPFLEEETETVINLAKRELEKEREVLMSRSLPGLENEGSLEQESDSNSDTESDDKAEELRAEMLEVNSDIALKSKLIEQLELSQQRLQTMRQQYEEKLNVLNAKITNTQRERDQILANMTGGGLAASNNIKGGNGPNNDAAVKRVKEDFERKLSEMQRELKKLQSAQREHVRKQREMQAQEARLKTLRSELEELKQVRNRLQRKMTEENHRHKEMESRKTREIAKLRKESMKLAGEVKSLQAQGLARDQVLKRKTEEVTNLRRTQRGQLSLKAAGRVNPQRAAGMQSSKSIKVKWEALQRTIMRAARSRQTVVELELELDRVIQERNMLSRDLMNLRQRKKDGAESSLHDLISEEDTIIANLNYFHDTIGNLHNSIIQMEENKDVSSEQEMLQNITNNIASVEEAKFLLQRLCQTTIGHVCEAGLNQARLREREALLNELQQDSSVQEQLLQYILERAPAAATSDASFSSAQSANSYAQSSNSNGVTAQVPDIQQPSSSQQRTHVIDSTTRSPSPSASNTELDTFVTYRNSSKQRRNPAVVPSVATIQDLLYGSSSGYVGPAGNGNSVVSGGGSGISDPPVTYRGSSSTYTNSTPSSQPANGADVAQGGGDGSKLEKVGICIYLEDSGDDDDTKHPSLQERQQQHHHDIMSRSYTVLGGATDAAAAANAGLPTAPPSLPTRTFVPLSRVPSAPGSLKGLQPHQSISRQNSTASPLLARKSFDTSGAPSSPRISRRTFPSKVSPGIEDEVPTSPPVYRRGISREDNGDVFSRLGAGTQDPLPGGNIKELNGKSRAGLPLICTHVVEGHTNSVLSIKVCNDTLFTAAADRTVKVWDLRSSSTPHCLTGHLGPVAAVEYDQTNNLLFSASGAFVKVWDLRNSNVRPIITLCSSGTTLPASASLSDLVPGECSITALTIGASGKLYTAASDKVRFWDLRQFACLGRLSGGHQAAVMCLTAWEGPNSTDLVATGSKDHYVKVFEVNASGGVVQPLLHLEPPHYDGVQALAVANDAIGVDAELFSGSRDSGIKRWDLRNGELKQSLNNAHKGWVSGMAIYGDILLSSCRGGVIRLWNIKTCESLAEMKTEQSINDIVTSDNRVFTASNDGKVRLWRVSSAIRRLGSDSI; encoded by the exons ATGCCGGACGACGATAAGGAATCCTCGGTGCGGGTGGCCGTCAG AATTCGTCCACAGATACCGCGTGAGCTAATCGATATGTGCCGGGTGTGCACGCAGGTCACACCCGGCGAGCCGCAGGTTTTCCTTGGGTCCGATAAGGCCTTCACCTTCGACTATGTGTTCGATATGAGCACAACACAG gtTTCCATTTACAACAGTTGTATTGAAAAATTGGTGGATGGTGCCCTGAAAGGCTACAATGCAACAGTGCTGGCGTACGGACAG ACTGGCTCAGGGAAAACATACACGATGGGAACGGGGTTCGATCGAGCGATACCGGAGATCCAGGAGGGCATAATCCCCCGCGCAGTACGGCATCTGTTCGAGGGTATCACCCAGCTACAACAGAACCCATACGACGAAGACGGTACCTATCTGGGTCCGGTAACGTTCACCGTGGAGGCCCAGTTCATGGAGCTGTACAATGAGGAAATCATCGATCTGCTCAATCCTTACAATAAG GGTGGCCGTGTGTTTAAAATTTTCGAAGATGCCAGTGGTGGTATTGCAGTGGCCGGTGCGACGAAAAAACCACTGACGGGACCACAGGAAGCGTTGAACTGTCTACAGCAGGGTGCCCTCGCCCGTACCACTGCCTCGACGCAGATGAACGAACAATCATCCCGCAGCCATGCACTGTTTACAATACTTATCCGCCGACAGCGCGTCCTCTCACCAGAACAGTGCGACAACATCGAAGGCGACACGGAAACGCTTACATCCAAGTTTCATTTCGTCGATCTGGCCGGTTCGGAGCGACTGAAGCGTACTGGAGCTACGGGTGAGCGAGCCCGTGAAGGAATCTCAATCAACTGCGGCCTGCTGGCATTGGGTAATGTCATATCGGCGCTGGGTGACAAGACGAAGAAAGTGTCTCATGTACCCTACCGGGACTCGAAGCTGACGCGACTGCTGCAAGATTCGCTCGGAG GAAACAGTCAAACGATCATGATTGCTTGTGTATCGCCGAGTGATCGTGATTTTATGGAGACACTTAATACCTTAAAGTACGCTAATCGGGCGCGTAACATTAAGAACAAGGTACAGGTTAATCAGGATCAAAGCTCGCGCATTATCTCGCAGTTACGCCGCGAGATTGCCAGTTTACAGCTGGAAATGTTGGAATATAAACAG GGTAAACGAAGTATAGATGACGAAGGGAACACGGCAGTGTCGGATGTATCGCTGGAGAACGAAATACTCTTGCAAGACAATAAACGGCTGCAGCAGCGTGTTAAAGCGATGCAGGACACGATAGACGCGCTGACAGAACGAAACGCTAGCTTGAAAGCACAGCTTAGGCCCTTGCCTTACGTGTCGTCCTCTGTGACGGAGGATGGTAATATGACTCAAAGTAGTAAAAAGGAGGAAAGCTCTAACATGACCTCGAGTGGTGGCGACTCTCCAATGCAGGAGATGGTAGCCGCATACATTTTGGAGATTGAAAAATTGAACGCCAAACTAATCGAATCGCAGCAAATGTGCCAGCAACTGAAAAAGGCGCAAACGTCCCAGTCGAAGCTGAGGTCCAATTTCCCCTTCCTGGaggaggaaacggaaacggtaaTTAATCTGGCGAAGCGTGAACTGGAAAAGGAACGAGAGGTATTGATGTCGCGCTCGCTACCGGGTCTAGAAAATGAGGGCAGCTTGGAGCAGGAATCGGACAGTAACTCAGATACGGAGTCGGATGATAAAGCAGAGGAGTTGCGAGCTGAAATGCTCGAAGTTAACTCGGACATTGCGCTCAAGTCGAAGCTGATCGAACAGTTGGAACTCTCGCAACAGCGATTGCAAACAATGCGCCAGCAGTACGAGGAGAAGTTGAACGTTCTAAATGCCAAAATAACAAACACCCAGCGGGAACGAGATCAGATACTAGCGAACATGACCGGAGGAGGTCTTGCAGCCTCCAATAATATCAAGGGTGGCAACGGTCCGAATAATGATGCTGCGGTAAAGCGCGTGAAGGAGGATTTCGAAAGAAAGCTTTCTGAGATGCAACGTGAGCTAAAGAAGCTACAGTCGGCACAACGGGAACATGTTCGTAAGCAGCGTGAAATGCAGGCACAGGAAGCACGGCTGAAAACGTTACGCAGTGAGCTAGAGGAGCTAAAGCAGGTCCGAAACCGGCTACAGCGTAAGATGACGGAGGAAAACCACCGGCACAAGGAGATGGAGAGTCGCAAGACGCGTGAAATCGCGAAACTGCGCAAGGAAAGCATGAAACTGGCGGGTGAAGTAAAGTCTCTGCAGGCTCAGGGTCTTGCCCGGGATCAGGTGCTAAAGCGTAAGACCGAGGAAGTGACGAATCTGCGGCGTACACAGCGTGGTCAACTGAGCTTGAAAGCGGCTGGCAGGGTGAATCCACAGCGTGCGGCTGGCATGCAGAGCAGTAAGAGCATAAAGGTGAAGTGGGAAGCGCTACAGCGAACCATTATGCGGGCTGCACGCAGTCGACAGACGGTCGTTGAGCTGGAGCTAGAGTTAGATCGAGTCATTCAGGAGCGCAATATGTTGAGCCGGGATCTGATGAATCTCCGACAGCGCAAGAAGGACGGAGCGGAGTCTTCGTTACATGATCTTATTTCGGAGGAAGATACGATCATAGCCAACTTAAATTACTTCCATGATACGATTGGCAATCTGCATAACTCGATCATCcaaatggaagaaaacaaGGACGTATCATCGGAGCAGGAAATGCTGCAAAATATAACGAACAATATTGCCTCCGTGGAGGAAGCCAAGTTCTTGTTGCAACGGCTGTGCCAGACAACGATCGGTCACGTTTGCGAAGCGGGTCTCAATCAGGCGCGACTGCGCGAACGAGAAGCACTATTGAATGAACTGCAACAGGATAGCAGCGTACAGGAGCAGCTCTTGCAATACATCCTCGAGCGGgcgccggctgctgctacttccgaCGCAAGCTTCAGTTCAGCTCAGTCTGCCAATTCCTATGCACAGTCCTCCAATTCGAACGGTGTCACTGCACAAGTGCCTGATATTCAACAACCGTCCTCCTCACAGCAACGAACGCATGTGATTGACTCTACCACAAGAAGTCCATCTCCGAGTGCAAGTAACACCGAGCT CGATACATTTGTCACCTACAGGAATTCCTCGAAACAAAGACGAAATCCCGCCGTGGTGCCTTCGGTGGCTACCATTCAGGATTTGCTGTACGGCAGCAGCTCTGGGTACGTCGGTCCTGCTGGTAACGGTAACAGTGTTGTTAGTGGTGGAGGTAGTGGAATATCGGACCCACCGGTAACCTACCGTGGTTCCTCCTCTACCTATACCAACAGCACCCCCAGCAGTCAGCCGGCTAATGGTGCCGACGTAGCCCAGggcggcggtgacggcagTAAGCTTGAGAAAGTGGGTATTTGTATTTATCTCGAGGATTCCggagatgacgatgacacgAAGCACCCCTCCCTACAggaacggcaacaacagcatcaccacgacATTATGTCTCGCTCGTACACTGTGCTGGGTGGTGCTACGGATGCAGCTGCGGCCGCTAATGCCGGCCTACCGACCGCACCGCCATCATTACCCACTCGCACCTTCGTTCCGCTTTCACGCGTTCCCAGTGCACCCGGTTCCCTGAA AGGTCTTCAACCACACCAGAGCATATCACGACAGAACAGTACGGCGTCGCCACTCCTTGCGAGAAAATCGTTCGATACGAGCGGTGCCCCCTCTTCGCCTCGTATAAGCCGTCGGACGTTCCCTAGCAAGGTATCACCGGGCAT CGAGGACGAGGTGCCAACATCACCGCCAGTGTACCGGCGTGGCATATCTCGCGAGGACAATGGTGATGTCTTTTCGCGGCTTGGCGCTGGCACTCAGGATCCTCTCCCAGGTGGAAATATCAAGGAGCTCAATGGAAAG AGTAGAGCTGGCCTACCCCTCATATGTACTCATGTGGTTGAAGGACATACCAACTCGGTGCTGTCGATAAAGGTGTGCAACGATACACTTTTCACGGCGGCAGCCGATCGTACTGTGAAGGTATGGGATTTACGTTCCAGTTCGACTCCTCACTGTTTAACCGGTCACCTTGGGCCGGTTGCGGCGGTCGAATATGATCAGACGAATAATCTGCTGTTCTCAGCGTCGGGTGCATTCGTTAAAGTGTGGGATCTGCGCAACAGTAACGTTCGACCTATCATTACACTCTG CTCTTCCGGCACAACACTGCCAGCCAGTGCATCTCTGTCCGATCTGGTACCAGGCGAATGCTCCATCACAGCCCTTACAATAGGTGCATCTGGGAAACTGTACACAGCCGCCTCGGATAAGGTTCGCTTCTGGGATCTGCGTCAATTTGCCTGCCTTGGTCGGCTATCAGGAGGACATCAGGCAGCGGTCATGTGTTTGACTGCATGGGAAGGTCCAAACAGTACGGATTTGGTGGCGACCGGTTCGAAAGACCACTATGTGAAAGTGTTTGAGGTGAATGCAAGCGGAGGTGTAGTACAGCCACTCCTGCACCTTGAACCACCGCACTACGACGGAGTGCAGGCGCTAGCCGTCGCAAACGATGCAATTGGTGTCGATGCGGAGTTGTTTTCCGGGAGTCGCGACTCCGGGATCAAAAGGTGGGATCTGCGGAACGGAGAGCTCAAGCAGTCGCTCAACAACGCCCACAAGGGCTGGGTGTCCGGGATGGCCATCTATGGTGATATTTTGCTATCTAGCTGTCGTGGTGGCGTTATTCGCTTATGGAATATCAAAACTTGTGAGAGTTTGGCCGAAATGAAAACCGAACAGTCAATCAACGACATCGTGACCAGCGATAATCGCGTGTTTACCGCTTCCAA TGACGGAAAGGTTCGCCTGTGGCGTGTTTCATCGGCCATACGGCGGCTAGGGTCGGATAGTATATGA
- the LOC125960221 gene encoding kinesin-like protein KIF21A isoform X4, whose amino-acid sequence MPDDDKESSVRVAVRIRPQIPRELIDMCRVCTQVTPGEPQVFLGSDKAFTFDYVFDMSTTQVSIYNSCIEKLVDGALKGYNATVLAYGQTGSGKTYTMGTGFDRAIPEIQEGIIPRAVRHLFEGITQLQQNPYDEDGTYLGPVTFTVEAQFMELYNEEIIDLLNPYNKGGRVFKIFEDASGGIAVAGATKKPLTGPQEALNCLQQGALARTTASTQMNEQSSRSHALFTILIRRQRVLSPEQCDNIEGDTETLTSKFHFVDLAGSERLKRTGATGERAREGISINCGLLALGNVISALGDKTKKVSHVPYRDSKLTRLLQDSLGGNSQTIMIACVSPSDRDFMETLNTLKYANRARNIKNKVQVNQDQSSRIISQLRREIASLQLEMLEYKQGKRSIDDEGNTAVSDVSLENEILLQDNKRLQQRVKAMQDTIDALTERNASLKAQLRPLPYVSSSVTEDGNMTQSSKKEESSNMTSSGGDSPMQEMVAAYILEIEKLNAKLIESQQMCQQLKKAQTSQSKLRSNFPFLEEETETVINLAKRELEKEREVLMSRSLPGLENEGSLEQESDSNSDTESDDKAEELRAEMLEVNSDIALKSKLIEQLELSQQRLQTMRQQYEEKLNVLNAKITNTQRERDQILANMTGGGLAASNNIKGGNGPNNDAAVKRVKEDFERKLSEMQRELKKLQSAQREHVRKQREMQAQEARLKTLRSELEELKQVRNRLQRKMTEENHRHKEMESRKTREIAKLRKESMKLAGEVKSLQAQGLARDQVLKRKTEEVTNLRRTQRGQLSLKAAGRVNPQRAAGMQSSKSIKVKWEALQRTIMRAARSRQTVVELELELDRVIQERNMLSRDLMNLRQRKKDGAESSLHDLISEEDTIIANLNYFHDTIGNLHNSIIQMEENKDVSSEQEMLQNITNNIASVEEAKFLLQRLCQTTIGHVCEAGLNQARLREREALLNELQQDSSVQEQLLQYILERAPAAATSDASFSSAQSANSYAQSSNSNGVTAQVPDIQQPSSSQQRTHVIDSTTRSPSPSASNTELGLQPHQSISRQNSTASPLLARKSFDTSGAPSSPRISRRTFPSKVSPGIEDEVPTSPPVYRRGISREDNGDVFSRLGAGTQDPLPGGNIKELNGKSRAGLPLICTHVVEGHTNSVLSIKVCNDTLFTAAADRTVKVWDLRSSSTPHCLTGHLGPVAAVEYDQTNNLLFSASGAFVKVWDLRNSNVRPIITLCSSGTTLPASASLSDLVPGECSITALTIGASGKLYTAASDKVRFWDLRQFACLGRLSGGHQAAVMCLTAWEGPNSTDLVATGSKDHYVKVFEVNASGGVVQPLLHLEPPHYDGVQALAVANDAIGVDAELFSGSRDSGIKRWDLRNGELKQSLNNAHKGWVSGMAIYGDILLSSCRGGVIRLWNIKTCESLAEMKTEQSINDIVTSDNRVFTASNSGEVRIWRFATNDLDSLGNSLVGSGATSSGNISTTTSTAAAGIAAGSSKIKR is encoded by the exons ATGCCGGACGACGATAAGGAATCCTCGGTGCGGGTGGCCGTCAG AATTCGTCCACAGATACCGCGTGAGCTAATCGATATGTGCCGGGTGTGCACGCAGGTCACACCCGGCGAGCCGCAGGTTTTCCTTGGGTCCGATAAGGCCTTCACCTTCGACTATGTGTTCGATATGAGCACAACACAG gtTTCCATTTACAACAGTTGTATTGAAAAATTGGTGGATGGTGCCCTGAAAGGCTACAATGCAACAGTGCTGGCGTACGGACAG ACTGGCTCAGGGAAAACATACACGATGGGAACGGGGTTCGATCGAGCGATACCGGAGATCCAGGAGGGCATAATCCCCCGCGCAGTACGGCATCTGTTCGAGGGTATCACCCAGCTACAACAGAACCCATACGACGAAGACGGTACCTATCTGGGTCCGGTAACGTTCACCGTGGAGGCCCAGTTCATGGAGCTGTACAATGAGGAAATCATCGATCTGCTCAATCCTTACAATAAG GGTGGCCGTGTGTTTAAAATTTTCGAAGATGCCAGTGGTGGTATTGCAGTGGCCGGTGCGACGAAAAAACCACTGACGGGACCACAGGAAGCGTTGAACTGTCTACAGCAGGGTGCCCTCGCCCGTACCACTGCCTCGACGCAGATGAACGAACAATCATCCCGCAGCCATGCACTGTTTACAATACTTATCCGCCGACAGCGCGTCCTCTCACCAGAACAGTGCGACAACATCGAAGGCGACACGGAAACGCTTACATCCAAGTTTCATTTCGTCGATCTGGCCGGTTCGGAGCGACTGAAGCGTACTGGAGCTACGGGTGAGCGAGCCCGTGAAGGAATCTCAATCAACTGCGGCCTGCTGGCATTGGGTAATGTCATATCGGCGCTGGGTGACAAGACGAAGAAAGTGTCTCATGTACCCTACCGGGACTCGAAGCTGACGCGACTGCTGCAAGATTCGCTCGGAG GAAACAGTCAAACGATCATGATTGCTTGTGTATCGCCGAGTGATCGTGATTTTATGGAGACACTTAATACCTTAAAGTACGCTAATCGGGCGCGTAACATTAAGAACAAGGTACAGGTTAATCAGGATCAAAGCTCGCGCATTATCTCGCAGTTACGCCGCGAGATTGCCAGTTTACAGCTGGAAATGTTGGAATATAAACAG GGTAAACGAAGTATAGATGACGAAGGGAACACGGCAGTGTCGGATGTATCGCTGGAGAACGAAATACTCTTGCAAGACAATAAACGGCTGCAGCAGCGTGTTAAAGCGATGCAGGACACGATAGACGCGCTGACAGAACGAAACGCTAGCTTGAAAGCACAGCTTAGGCCCTTGCCTTACGTGTCGTCCTCTGTGACGGAGGATGGTAATATGACTCAAAGTAGTAAAAAGGAGGAAAGCTCTAACATGACCTCGAGTGGTGGCGACTCTCCAATGCAGGAGATGGTAGCCGCATACATTTTGGAGATTGAAAAATTGAACGCCAAACTAATCGAATCGCAGCAAATGTGCCAGCAACTGAAAAAGGCGCAAACGTCCCAGTCGAAGCTGAGGTCCAATTTCCCCTTCCTGGaggaggaaacggaaacggtaaTTAATCTGGCGAAGCGTGAACTGGAAAAGGAACGAGAGGTATTGATGTCGCGCTCGCTACCGGGTCTAGAAAATGAGGGCAGCTTGGAGCAGGAATCGGACAGTAACTCAGATACGGAGTCGGATGATAAAGCAGAGGAGTTGCGAGCTGAAATGCTCGAAGTTAACTCGGACATTGCGCTCAAGTCGAAGCTGATCGAACAGTTGGAACTCTCGCAACAGCGATTGCAAACAATGCGCCAGCAGTACGAGGAGAAGTTGAACGTTCTAAATGCCAAAATAACAAACACCCAGCGGGAACGAGATCAGATACTAGCGAACATGACCGGAGGAGGTCTTGCAGCCTCCAATAATATCAAGGGTGGCAACGGTCCGAATAATGATGCTGCGGTAAAGCGCGTGAAGGAGGATTTCGAAAGAAAGCTTTCTGAGATGCAACGTGAGCTAAAGAAGCTACAGTCGGCACAACGGGAACATGTTCGTAAGCAGCGTGAAATGCAGGCACAGGAAGCACGGCTGAAAACGTTACGCAGTGAGCTAGAGGAGCTAAAGCAGGTCCGAAACCGGCTACAGCGTAAGATGACGGAGGAAAACCACCGGCACAAGGAGATGGAGAGTCGCAAGACGCGTGAAATCGCGAAACTGCGCAAGGAAAGCATGAAACTGGCGGGTGAAGTAAAGTCTCTGCAGGCTCAGGGTCTTGCCCGGGATCAGGTGCTAAAGCGTAAGACCGAGGAAGTGACGAATCTGCGGCGTACACAGCGTGGTCAACTGAGCTTGAAAGCGGCTGGCAGGGTGAATCCACAGCGTGCGGCTGGCATGCAGAGCAGTAAGAGCATAAAGGTGAAGTGGGAAGCGCTACAGCGAACCATTATGCGGGCTGCACGCAGTCGACAGACGGTCGTTGAGCTGGAGCTAGAGTTAGATCGAGTCATTCAGGAGCGCAATATGTTGAGCCGGGATCTGATGAATCTCCGACAGCGCAAGAAGGACGGAGCGGAGTCTTCGTTACATGATCTTATTTCGGAGGAAGATACGATCATAGCCAACTTAAATTACTTCCATGATACGATTGGCAATCTGCATAACTCGATCATCcaaatggaagaaaacaaGGACGTATCATCGGAGCAGGAAATGCTGCAAAATATAACGAACAATATTGCCTCCGTGGAGGAAGCCAAGTTCTTGTTGCAACGGCTGTGCCAGACAACGATCGGTCACGTTTGCGAAGCGGGTCTCAATCAGGCGCGACTGCGCGAACGAGAAGCACTATTGAATGAACTGCAACAGGATAGCAGCGTACAGGAGCAGCTCTTGCAATACATCCTCGAGCGGgcgccggctgctgctacttccgaCGCAAGCTTCAGTTCAGCTCAGTCTGCCAATTCCTATGCACAGTCCTCCAATTCGAACGGTGTCACTGCACAAGTGCCTGATATTCAACAACCGTCCTCCTCACAGCAACGAACGCATGTGATTGACTCTACCACAAGAAGTCCATCTCCGAGTGCAAGTAACACCGAGCT AGGTCTTCAACCACACCAGAGCATATCACGACAGAACAGTACGGCGTCGCCACTCCTTGCGAGAAAATCGTTCGATACGAGCGGTGCCCCCTCTTCGCCTCGTATAAGCCGTCGGACGTTCCCTAGCAAGGTATCACCGGGCAT CGAGGACGAGGTGCCAACATCACCGCCAGTGTACCGGCGTGGCATATCTCGCGAGGACAATGGTGATGTCTTTTCGCGGCTTGGCGCTGGCACTCAGGATCCTCTCCCAGGTGGAAATATCAAGGAGCTCAATGGAAAG AGTAGAGCTGGCCTACCCCTCATATGTACTCATGTGGTTGAAGGACATACCAACTCGGTGCTGTCGATAAAGGTGTGCAACGATACACTTTTCACGGCGGCAGCCGATCGTACTGTGAAGGTATGGGATTTACGTTCCAGTTCGACTCCTCACTGTTTAACCGGTCACCTTGGGCCGGTTGCGGCGGTCGAATATGATCAGACGAATAATCTGCTGTTCTCAGCGTCGGGTGCATTCGTTAAAGTGTGGGATCTGCGCAACAGTAACGTTCGACCTATCATTACACTCTG CTCTTCCGGCACAACACTGCCAGCCAGTGCATCTCTGTCCGATCTGGTACCAGGCGAATGCTCCATCACAGCCCTTACAATAGGTGCATCTGGGAAACTGTACACAGCCGCCTCGGATAAGGTTCGCTTCTGGGATCTGCGTCAATTTGCCTGCCTTGGTCGGCTATCAGGAGGACATCAGGCAGCGGTCATGTGTTTGACTGCATGGGAAGGTCCAAACAGTACGGATTTGGTGGCGACCGGTTCGAAAGACCACTATGTGAAAGTGTTTGAGGTGAATGCAAGCGGAGGTGTAGTACAGCCACTCCTGCACCTTGAACCACCGCACTACGACGGAGTGCAGGCGCTAGCCGTCGCAAACGATGCAATTGGTGTCGATGCGGAGTTGTTTTCCGGGAGTCGCGACTCCGGGATCAAAAGGTGGGATCTGCGGAACGGAGAGCTCAAGCAGTCGCTCAACAACGCCCACAAGGGCTGGGTGTCCGGGATGGCCATCTATGGTGATATTTTGCTATCTAGCTGTCGTGGTGGCGTTATTCGCTTATGGAATATCAAAACTTGTGAGAGTTTGGCCGAAATGAAAACCGAACAGTCAATCAACGACATCGTGACCAGCGATAATCGCGTGTTTACCGCTTCCAA TTCGGGAGAAGTGCGCATCTGGAGATTTGCTACCAACGACTTGGACTCCCTGGGCAACAGCTTGGTCGGCAGTGGAGCAACCTCTAGTGGCAACATCagtactactacttctaccgctgctgctggtattgcTGCCGGTAGCAGCAAAATTAAACGCTAA